The segment ACCTTCTGGAGTTTGTAAACTCCGGGTCGTACTATGTGGATAATTcggtagggtccttcccagttggttCCTAACTTTCCAGCTCCCGGTTCCTTTGTTCCTTCGAACACTTTCCTAAGCACTAGGTCCCCTACGGCGAACTGTCGGGGCCTTACTTTGGAATTGTAGTGTCGTGCCATTGCTTGCTGATAATTTTGAATGCGAAGCAAGGCTTGGTCTCGTCTTTCCTCGATCAGTCGAGGCTATCCATCAGGAGCTGGTTATTAGCTGCGGGATTTGAGGTGCAGAGCTCCCGTCTGAGGCTACCTGCGGTGGTTTCTGCTGGGACGACAGCTTCCATCCCATAAGCTAAGGAGAAGGGAGTTTCCTCTGTAGCTTTTCGTGGGGTGGTTCGGCAGGCCCATAGTACTTCGGGTAGTTTTTCCGACCAAAGCTCCTTTTGGGCTCCTAGGCGTTTCTTGAGGTTTGCTAAAACTGATTTGTTGGCAGCCTCCGCCTGTCCGTTCCCTTGAGGTCGCCGAGGTGATGAGAAGGTGAGGCGGATGTTCCATTTATCGCAGAAACTTTTGAAGTCGTGGGATATGAACTGTCCTCCAttgtcggttacgatttcgtatggGACGCCATGCCTGCATACGATGTTTTTCCAAACAAATCCTTCGACCTCGAATCTGTTTATTTGTTGGAAAGCTTCAGCTTCAATCCATTTCGTGAAGTAGTCGGTTAGGACCAGGAGGTTTAGTAACTTCTTTCCTTTCCCTGAAGGTACTAATGGACCTATAATGTCCATAGACCACCTCATGAATGGGTAGGGAGCTGATATGTTAGACAGCTTTTCCGCTGGTTGGTGTATGATCggtgcatgcctttggcatttgtcGCACGATGAGGAGTAGACCTCACAATCTGCGATAATGGTAGGCCAGAAGTAGCCTTGTCTTTTTATTCGGATGGCTAAGGCTCTGCCTCCGGAATGGTTTCCACAGGAACCGTCGTGCATTTCCTTCATGAGTTTCATAGCTACTAGGCCGTGAACGCATTTTAGGTAAGGTCCGGAGACACTTCGTTTGTGGAGGGCTGACTCGATTATACAGTATCTTGCTGCTAAAGCTTTGAGTTTTCGAGCCTCCCACTTGTTGGGTGGAATTTTTCCCTCTAGGATGTAATCCATGATCGGTATTCTCCAGTCTTCTCTCCCtacaactttgttgtgaagagaGGAGGGAGATTCCTGTTCGGGACCTGGTGCCGTGGTGCCCCCGGAGATATTCGTTGGAGTAGGTTCTGGGTTCTGAGGAATATCTCCAATTTCCTCGTTATCCCCTGTGGTTTGTGTAGCGTTCCTAGATGCGTTTTTAAGAGCGGTGCGGCTTCTTGTTTGGACTTTATAGACAAGTGGCTCCGAGGTCTGGATGGTGCCCCCGGAGGTACTCGTAGAGTTAGGCTCTAGGGAGTCTGAACTTCGGTGAGTACCTTCACTTTTGTCGTTGTTTTCCGGGTTCTGGGTTGCTTTCCTGGAGGTGTGCTTTCTAAAGCTGCGTGTTCTAGTTTTCGGGAACCAGAATGTCGTGAAAACTTGGGTAGCTACCGTCGGGAGGCTGTTatcctctattttttcctttggTTTGCTATCCATCTCAGCCTTGGTAGCTATGTCGATACTTGGCTTCTCGATTCCTTCCACGGGTATAATTCGTTTTACGAGAGGGTCGGATGTGGAAGCTAATGCGGCGAGCGCGTCTGCTGAGGAGTTCTCCCCTCGTGGGATCCTCGTTAGCTCGAACTTGTCAAACTGCTTTGTGAGGTTTAGGACGACCTCGAGGTATGCCCCCATTCTTTCGTCCCTTGTTTCGTATTCCCCGTGAAACTGGCTAGCTACCAGCTGCGAGTCGCTGTAGGCGTTTAGCTCCCGAATTCCGAGGCTCAGGGCGAGCTTTAATCCAGCGATTAGTGCTTCGTACTCGGCCTCGTTGTTGGAAGCGTTAAATCCAAGTCTATAGGATTGTTCGATGGTTTCTCCGGCTGAGGAGGTTAGTCTTAAACCGACACCGGAGCCTTGCCTTGACGAGGCTCCGTCCACGTATAGGCTCCATTTCGGAACCTCTGTTTCCTGGTCTAGATGTTCGGATGCTAGCTCAATAACGAAATCGGCGAGGACCTGAGCTTTTGCTGCTGCTCGGGGTCTGTACTCGATGTCGTACTCGCTGAGCTCTATAGCCCATTTTGCTAATCGTCCGGATTGGCTAgggctatgcagaatcgtcCGTAATGGTTGTGAGGTCATTACGATGATCGAGTGCGATTGGAAATAAGGTCGCAGCTTCCTGGCAGCTGTCACGACTGCTAGGGCTAGTTTTTCCATGGTGGGATATCTCGTCTCGGCGTCTATTAAGCTTTTGCTAGTATAATAGACAGGTCTCTGTTCGTtttgttcctctcgtactagcaCTCCGCTGACTGCAGCTGCCGACACGGCGAGGTACAGGTACAGTGGTTCTCCTACTACAGGTTTGGATAGTATCGGAGGTTCCGAGAGGTAAGCCTTCAGCTGTTTGAAGGCTTCTTCGCACTTTTCATCCCATAAGaacttcttattatttttcagaAGTTTATAGAATGGAAGGCATTTATCGGTGGACCTGGAGATGAATCGATTTAGTGCTGCGATCCGTCCGGTCAATCTTTGTACCTCTCTGGTCGTTTTAGGTGATGGCATTTCCAGGAATGTCGCTATTTGTTTCGGGTTGGCTTCGATGCCTCTTTCGGTTACGAGGTAACCTAGGAATTCGCCGGAAGGTACTCCGAAGGTACACTTAGCTGGGTTTAGCTTCATGTCGTATTTGTTGAGGATTTCGAAACATTCTCTTAGATGGGAGATGTGGTCCTCCCCCTTTGAGGATTTGActaacatgtcgtcgatgtagacttccatggtttttccgagttgtccagcgaacattttatttactaacCTTTGATAGGTAGCTCCCGCGTTTTTCAAACCAAACGGCATGACCTTGTAACAATAGGTTCCTCGTTCAGTTATGAATGCGGTTTTCTCTTGATCCTCAGGAtccatcataatctggttatatCCTGAAAAGGCATCCATAAAGGACAAGAGCTGGTGTCCAGCCGTTGCTTCGACCAAACGATCGATATGAGGTAACGGGAAGCTGTCCTTAGGACAGGCTTTGTTTAAATCGGTGAAGTCTACACAGATTCTCCATTTcccattcttcttttttactaCCACTGGGTTAGCTAGCCAATCGGGGTATTGTACCTCTCGGATGGACCCGGCCTTTGTTAGTCGATCGACCTCGTCGTTGACAGCTTGggctttttctagacctagctTACGACGTTTCTGTTTGATCGGTTTAAAAGTAGGGTCTACATTGAGCTTATGAGTGGTGACATTTGCATCTATGCCTTTCATGTCGCTGGTGGTCCATGCAAAGGTTTTGATATTCTGTTTTAGGAATTCGACGAGCTCCTTTTTGGTTTCGAGAGGTAGCTCGGATCCGATGCTCACCTGTTTCTCAGGATTTGAGTCGTCGATGCTAACTTTTTCGGTGAGGTTCTTAGGGGGACCTCGGATATTTCGTTGCATTTCGCGACTCTCCTGGATCTGTAATTGCTATTGGGGGGATTCTTTTATGATCTCGAATCCTCCCAGGTAACAGATCCTTGAAATCTTTTGGCTACCGTGTATGGTAGCTATTCCGTTGGTTGTTGGAAATTTCACGCATTGGTGATAAGTTGAAGCTACTGCTTTCATCTTATGAATCCAAGGCCTTCCGAGGATTGCGTGGAAAGGGGATGGTTTGTCGACAACTATGAAGTTGGTCATTTTCATGACTCCGCCAGCTATAATTGGGAGCTTAATTGTTCCCAATGAGGTGGCTGTTTCACCTGAGAAACCTACGAGGTTGGATTTCTGGTCGACAATTTCGTAGTCGTCTATTTCCATTCCCTTTAGTGCGTTGTAGAAAATAAGATCGACGgagcttccggtgtcgatcATGAGCTTAGGTACCTCGTACCCTGCTATATTTAATGTTATGACAAGGGCATCGTCGTGAGGTCTATCGAGGTCTAATGTCTCACTCTCCCAGAAAGAGATCTTAGTGTTAGACTCAGGCTTGGTCGGTTTGGACTGAGTGTTTGACACAGCTTTCCGTACGTGACTTTTAATAGAGTTAACGGAGTCTTGACACACATCGGACCCTCCAAGGATGTAATCGATCCTTGAGCCAGGGCTCGATTGGGGAGGTGGTTTACTCAAGAGGGCCTCGATTTGTAGGCTTTTTCCTTGTGGAAACTTTCCAAGGATCATATCGACTCTCTTTTTGGGAGCTGGGGGTGGTGAGTCTGTTTCTTTTTCAGGTGACCTCTCGCGTTTTGGAGAGCTATCTCTGGGACCTCTCTTCTGATAAGGTTGTGGCTTTTTGAGGTCCACATCTTTTATTTCTCCGGCTGCGAATTTAGCAGCCAGTTGTCGTTGGAGGTCCCAACATTCTTCGGTTGAATGTCCCTTTCGATCGTGGTAAGAGCAATGTTTGCTCTCGTCATAACCTTTGGACCAGGGGGCTTTAGCTGTCGCGGCGACAGGTTTTTCTTCCTTGTCTTCCTCGACTACGTAAGAATGTTCTCCCTGGGTCTGATTATTTCGGGAGCTACCTCTTTTGTGAGGTCCCTTTCCATCGGAGGCTTCGCCTTTCGGGTGACTCTGGGGTTTTCTGTGGAGCTTATCTAATGCTGCCATTTCCTCCTCCAAGGTAATGTATCTAGAGGCCTTATGGAGGGCGTCATCGATAGTTGGAGGGGGATTTAGCGTTAGCTCCGAGAAGAAACCTGATTTATACCAGAGACCTCTCCTAAGAGCCTCAATGGCTACCTGATCGTTGGGATTCGAGAGTTTAGTTCTTACTGCTCTGAACTTTTCGATGTAGACTCGCAGTGAGTCTCCCAGTCCTTGTCTGATCTTCCAGAGGTCAGCCTCAGACGCTTGTTTCAGGATGTGAGTTGAATATTGCTTCATAAAGGCGTTAGCCAATTGATCGAAACTGTCTATAGAGTTCGGCTCGAGGCTGGAGAACCATTCGAGAGCTGTTCCGATCAGGTTTTCGGCAAATGTTCtgcaatatcctgcatcacactcttcctttgtgaagtgAGCTTTAACGATAGCTAATCGGAAGGCTCTTAAATAGGCCTTTGGGTCTGCGTTCCCATCGTATTCAGGAATCTTAATTTTTCGAGTATCTCTTATGTAAGAGTTGGCAATTCTATCGGTGAACGGAGTTCCACGAGTCTCCTCAATTAAGCTCTCGATTTCGGGAGCTGAGCTCGTTACCTTGTGAACTTGAGCTCCCAATTTCTGGAGAGCTGCGTGGGTTCGCTCCATGTACCTGCGAATTGCGTCAGGTCCCTCGAAGGGAAGGACATTTGGGTCATTATCAGATACTCGGCGAGCAGGTTCCTGGTGAGACCGAGCTCGGTCGTCTTCCCAGCTAGCTGGCGAAATAGGTCGCTCATTGGTCCTTAGGCTCCGAGCGAGGTTAGTGCGGAGAGCTGCAGGATCAGCATCCGTCCTTTGGTATTCGTCTGTGCTTGGGGTTGAAACCCTAGCTTGAAACACTGAAGCTGATGTTCTGGCCCCCGGACGGTATGTTGGTTCCTGCTCCAGACCCGGAAGGAGGTGGCGGTGGAGGCAAACGGGTGCTCCCACCGGTGTTTCGATCAGGCATGGAGCTAGTTGTAGCTACATTGCTCCCCATGGTGCTGGTGATAGGAGGGGTAAACGCAGGAGCTGTCCTAGCGCGAGGCGTTTGGAAAGCAGGTTCCTGCCCTTCTGCACCTGGGCTATCAGGGGAGAAGTTCAGGCGCTCTCTAGGGAAGGAAGGGTCAGCTAACCGTTCATGGAAAGTGACTCCTCTTCCCTGGTGGACGGACGGTTGGGTCGTTGCGGATTGAGATCTGGTTATCTCTTCGAACTGTTGCTGCCGTTCGGCTAACTGTTGCACCGTTCGCTCGGTCTCTTGAGCTTTGTCCACTAACTGGAGCATCATCCGACGGATCTCAGAAAGCTGATCTTCCGTTTGGTTCGGAGCGGATTGATGCGATGGGTTATTGAGGGCTGAGGACCCAGAGTTGGTCCCTCCGGAGGCTCTCGGGTTATTTGCCCCCGGAGCAGTGCGATTCGGTGAGCTATTGCTCTGGTTCGATTGATCGGGGTTAGATGGATTCGTTCCGTCTAATGGATTCATCCTTTAAGCTTTAGAGAAAGGGATTCGATTATTTGTCCCCACAGACGGCgccaattgtgagagacaaggtttcacttcttagatttaggttaggtcaagagagatgaatgagaatcgtgggctgaatcccgtaaataaacttgaagaatgaatatgattttattgatgagttgaaagatgatgaatacaaaggaatgtatcttgagatgattgctaaagaatacgtaatgcttttaatctagtacaaaagttgatatatggaaaagagatcccttgtcttttatcttctccatctttataTAGTCTAGGTTTCGTTGGCAACCCTTCAACTGTTCTCCTAGATATTTGGCTTCAATTACGGAGCTCGCTTTAGGCTCCtcttgaccgagtctcttaaggTGTTAGCTCACTTTCTGTCGTGACCTCTGCTATGATGTCTCCCAGGTCCAGTCGTCAGCTCGGCTTTCAGCTCCCTTTGTTATGATGGGCTTATCGCAACCCACATGCTAGCTCACGCTTATCGGTACCTCACCTGAGGGTCATATTCGGGTCCAACAGGACCTTCCATGTGATTTGATAGAGGAGATACTTTGTCGCGTTCCGGCTACATCTCTGAGGCATTTACGATCTACTTGCAAACAATGGAACTTATTGTTCAACAACCGGAGATTCACAAGAAAGCACTTCGATAAATCCCCAAAGCAGCTTATGACTCTCATGTTGAACGAGTCTATGGTTTGTTCGACGAGAGTTAATCTCAATGGAGTTCCAGAGGTCACAAGCGAACTTAGCCTAGTTGACCCTCTTTATAGTAGTTTAATAGATCATGAGTTCGATATTTATGAAGTCTTTCACTGCGACGGCTTATTATTATGCATCAACGAAGACAACACTAGACTCGTGGTCTGGAACCCGTGTACTAGTCAAGCTAGGTGGATCCAACCCAAAACACGTGTCAGCAGCCATGCTCTTGGATCCTACCATGGTAATAGCTATAAAGTATTGAGCTACCACCCTGACTTCGCAATCTTTGAGAATAACTCTAATTCATGGAGGAGTCTTGATATCACCCCCGACTGCACCATAGAAGATTCTGAACAGTTCATGTCTTTGAAAGGAAAAACGTACTGGTTTGCTTGTGATAAAAAAGATGAGCGTCCCATCAGCATATTCTTACTCAGTTTTGATTATACAAGTGAAACGTTTGAACGTCTACGTCTTCCGTGCCAGAGTTTTCTCTATGAAACTATGTCTATGTCCGTTGTTAGAGAAGAGAAGCTTTCTGTGTTGTTACAGCGAGATTATACGTCAAGGACAGAGATATGGGTGACAAATAAGATTGGTGAGACCAAAGAAGTCTCGTGGAGCATGTTCCTAGCACTGGATTACTCGCCAGCTGGACTTCATCTTCGGGATACCGTAAGTTTTTTGGTCGAAGAGGAGAAGAAAGTCATCGTGTGTTGTGATAGATACTTGGAAGATGAATTCCACGGCAAAAAGTTGATTCACATTGTTGGAGAGCAAAATCAAGTCAGAGAATTTGATTTTGGAGAAGCCAAACAGTGCCCGATTTTGTTTAATTATGTTCCAAGTTTGACACAAATCCACCAAGGTGTAGGTGTGGgagggaaaagaaaaagagatacAATTAACGGACAATATGCTGGAAGATGGTCCAAGCTTTTTTACAGAGTTTAgtggttttgtttttgatggGCACAAGTTCTGTTGattttagtttagtggtatttTTTTATACTACGAAATGTTTCAAGTGAGTTATACATACTTGTTGCTATTGCATTacttttcatcatttttttgtatCGTTATATGATCAGGATTCAGGAAAGATCTCTCAGGTTCCAGATCTTTCTTTGACATAATTTACATGCAGGTTTGCATGCTTCTTTAGCGTAATAAATTCAAAGATATAGAACACGACTGACCTAACTGAATTATGTACAAGAATTAGtgagacccaaaaaaaaaaaagacaaagaacTTTTACAAATAAGTTTGTGGGGTTTCTCTCATAACAGAAAAGTCTACCAAGTGGCAAAAAATAATGTGTGCAAGAATCCAATTAAGAATAACAACAAGTCTGAAAAGAATGATTCTGTCATGAAACTCCGTAAACAACATGAACCGTCGTCACTTTGATCATCTCGTCCTCTGCATTAGTcattagtaattttttaaaacatgattaccaaaaaaacatgAGCGAACAGTTTAAACGTATAGATGTGGAGAAATCGCATGTTAAACCAAGACCAGCCCATTTAATTTATGtccagcttttttttttcttccgttCCATACAAATACGTTGGAAATATGCAGTTATCAGTGGGTTTTGAAGCATTCTAAGACATAACGTGAACGTAACATCAATTATCAGTGGACGTGACTACTGACATACCAATTGTTGATATTGATCTCATCTTGCAGCAACAAAATGATGAAACAGTCACAGGAAGTCTCCCTACAACTTCTGTTAGTGTGCCTCATGTTAACTCTCAA is part of the Brassica napus cultivar Da-Ae unplaced genomic scaffold, Da-Ae ScsIHWf_1178;HRSCAF=1689, whole genome shotgun sequence genome and harbors:
- the LOC125596315 gene encoding uncharacterized protein LOC125596315, translating into MERTHAALQKLGAQVHKVTSSAPEIESLIEETRGTPFTDRIANSYIRDTRKIKIPEYDGNADPKAYLRAFRLAIVKAHFTKEECDAGYCRTFAENLIGTALEWFSSLEPNSIDSFDQLANAFMKQYSTHILKQASEADLWKIRQGLGDSLRVYIEKFRAVRTKLSNPNDQVAIEALRRGLWYKSGFFSELTLNPPPTIDDALHKASRYITLEEEMAALDKLHRKPQSHPKGEASDGKGPHKRGSSRNNQTQGEHSYVVEEDKEEKPVAATAKAPWSKGYDESKHCSYHDRKGHSTEECWDLQRQLAAKFAAGEIKDVDLKKPQPYQKRGPRDSSPKRERSPEKETDSPPPAPKKRVDMILGKFPQGKSLQIEALLSKPPPQSSPGSRIDYILGGSDVCQDSVNSIKSHVRKAVSNTQSKPTKPESNTKISFWESETLDLDRPHDDALVITLNIAGYEVPKLMIDTGSSVDLIFYNALKGMEIDDYEIVDQKSNLVGFSGETATSLGTIKLPIIAGGVMKMTNFIVVDKPSPFHAILGRPWIHKMKAVASTYHQCVKFPTTNGIATIHGSQKISRICYLGGFEIIKESPQ
- the LOC106374711 gene encoding probable F-box protein At5g47300, which gives rise to MLAHDLPCDLIEEILCRVPATSLRHLRSTCKQWNLLFNNRRFTRKHFDKSPKQLMTLMLNESMVCSTRVNLNGVPEVTSELSLVDPLYSSLIDHEFDIYEVFHCDGLLLCINEDNTRLVVWNPCTSQARWIQPKTRVSSHALGSYHGNSYKVLSYHPDFAIFENNSNSWRSLDITPDCTIEDSEQFMSLKGKTYWFACDKKDERPISIFLLSFDYTSETFERLRLPCQSFLYETMSMSVVREEKLSVLLQRDYTSRTEIWVTNKIGETKEVSWSMFLALDYSPAGLHLRDTVSFLVEEEKKVIVCCDRYLEDEFHGKKLIHIVGEQNQVREFDFGEAKQCPILFNYVPSLTQIHQGVGVGGKRKRDTINGQYAGRWSKLFYRV